The segment tcaacaaatttcacatcactgcctgctctatcagatattttaataacacttgatttcacagctgagaccagctcaggaggtTATGCCCGCACTCCTACGAAAATCGcccagacaggcccatcaaaatttctcttggaattttggaaattgttcaaataaatgagCAACCTTTAGCAACTCATAATTAACAATTATTTACTTTGAACCTAAGCAACCTCTAGCAGTACATtcttgcccactgctcactcagggtgatgggttaaatgcagaggacaaatttcactgtgtgcaccgtgtgctgtgctgctgtgtatcacatgtgacaatcacttcactttgttgtttgttatcggggcagtgtgtggggggacggtgctttatgggtccacttcccaTAAAGCCTGCCTTTTTAGTGGACTGAGATCCTTCCAGCCTTATACAGTCCAGCCGCATCTGTAGCCCCTCCTCCTGGTTCGAACCATCACTCAGCTATAATATTACCATCAACATGACCAAACAagaacacacaaaactacactcACCCCACCAGCAATATCTACAGGCATTTGCTTGTAGATAATTGGAAAAAGGTGCtggaaggtggtggtggtatCCCCCTTCTTCGTGGCTCTTGTGTTTATTACGTGTTAAGAAAAAGACGAAAGCTGGATAGCGGCATTGCAGAACATGGAATAATTTACTGACGcacttttctacattttattacaaaatgacTGCAATGAGCATGTTGCATAGATGGTAGGTCCGTAACTTCTAAAGCAACTGGGTCAGAAAATACTTCTGTCACAATATGCAAAGTCAGTCTCTGCTGGTCAGATAAGTTGGTCGCAGATCCGTCCCTATTCACTGCAAGCTTCCATTTTCATGCTAACTTAAGCACAGGATTCAGAGGTCGGCAGACAATTCTGTACATTTCTGAAGGTGTTATTTCACCTTCTTGGCTGGTTTGGAGTCACCTATGTACTGCTGTTCTTTGAAGTATGTGTAATTGGTTTAGACTGAATCAAATGCAGAAAACCCAAGGTATCAAAAACATCATAACATTGATCATAATCATATTTGACCTATGTGAGGTTTAGACAGTCAAAGGTTTAAAAGTCTAAAACCTGTACTATACAAGTAAAATCAGTGTTAAAACCGGAGTATTATATGGTAGTCTGCTCTATTATTAATCTTCTTTAAACAAATTAACTATAATATGTGTATTTGAGAATAGAAGACCAGACACAGACAATgtcaaagtgaaagtgcacagcacacagctcaGTTGGCAGTGGAAGGTACTATTCAGTTTTATCCTTGATTTATGTTCAACCACAAACACAACGAATAATGATATTCAacaaaatgaaaccatttatttaaataattaaaaacaaagtcCATTATACATTGTAAACGGCAACATGACAGTtagcgtttaaaaaaaacaaacaaacaaaaaaccttCATGAACTGCTTCTGAACAGCCAATATAAAAGTTAGagttaaaaaaactgagaaaaggAGGTCAAACTGGTTTGTAAAAAGTTGAGACTGGTGTGGTCTGGCAGATGTGGGATCTGGAAAGAAAATGAGCACCTGACCCTTAATGTTTATGAACCTTGGCAAGGTCACAACCGAGGAGAAGACCTCCCCTGTCTAATGTTGAACACATGGCATGAATATCAGACTTTGGTCAAGTACAAGATTGCTCTACTCTCCCCTTACAAAAGTGCTTCATCAGTACAtaaggaagagagaaagagagagagagagagagagagagagagagacccatGCATGTATGCCTGACATCGCTTTTCGACCCAACCACTGCCCTCCATAATGGGGCTCAAATCAGCCtcaggtgcattctgggaagacTTCAGTGTGCCAACAGATTGTCTGACTCTGCTAGCAGAACAGATGAAGTATGCGCTTACTCATCATTATCTGttggaaaaggagaaaaagcagaagaagaaacatTATTTGGGTGCTTTAACCTGTAAAGGATAAAATGCACAGATGAGGTCCCTctacaaaaaaaagctgctgtGAGCATCAGAAAATCAAACAGATTCTCTTACGGTCTCCCATGCACCCACCTTCTTGGTAAGCCCCATCAGCCATGACCAGGTGAAGGATCTTGGGATACAGGTGCTGGTGTTCAGCACCCAGGATGTTCTGCACCATGTTGGAACCCATCTCAATGTTCTCGTCCTCATCCTCATGAATGGCCTACAAGAGAGAGTTAAATAGAAGAGTGCAGATATGATGATtatataacacaaaaaaaatttaatctttcattttatctttttatcGCCACATACCAACTGGGATTTTAATATTCACTTATTCAGGGCTTGCAAAAGAGATTTTACAGAAAGAATAAATTAAATGGCTGTGAATCAGTCCCAGAACCATAGAAAAGCTTTATCCATCAGCTCTCTAACCACTCATTCATGTGTAGAACAAAATGAAAAGTTGACACCTTGATCTTGTTGTAGGCCTCAATAAAGGCCTCAAAGCCCATCTCCTGCTCCAGGTGAAACCGCAGCTCCTCCAGGCGGCTGAAGATGCTGTCGTGCTGCTCAGCatcgctctcctcctcttcctcactggAATCTggtaaagaagcaaaaaaaaaaaaaacaaaacaaaaaaaaacaatactgaCACTAGTATATGGAGAAGCAGGTTACATTTGCAAAtgaacaattttttattttattttttttttacctgaatgCCACTCTTCATTGAGCTGCCGTTCAGTGTTTGGATGCtcttcctcgtcttcctcaCTCAGGCCATTAGTTACCGGCTCTTCTTCAGGACTCCCATTTGAGGTCTCTGCTCCTTCACCCCCTAAACCATTAAGGCCCCCTTCGTCCTCCCCAGGGCTCTCATTAAGCCCAGGCTTGGGACCATCGGCAGGACTGTCATTAGATGCTCCGTCGTCCTCCTCGTCACTGCACTCATCATGCAGGAGTCTTTCCATCGAGGCACGAAGCTCACGCAGGTCATCATCCTcatacacactgacacacacaaaggcaggaTGATGAGAGATGCAGGGACatgataagtgtgtgtgtatttaatgagTGTGTGACCATTAGTGAAGTTAATGTGTGACAGAATCTCACTCCTCGATCTCTGAAGGCTCCTCTCCTTTGCCgtcgtcctccaggtcctctATCTCCAGGTTGTTCTCAGGGACAGCAGCTTCATTTGACTGGACAGGGTCACCCTGTGCCCTTCTGAAGAGCTTACTGAGATCAGGGAGTGAGCACGTCCGCAGCATCTGAAGCCCCcagaacatgaacattaaaacaCCAATTAATTATTCAGAATATTCATTTACATGATTTAATGGACATGAGTTCAAAGCATCTTTATAAGACtagaaaaacagacagacatacaaaTTGATATTGATATGACATCCACCCAGGCCCTCATACGAGTCTCTGACCTCACTAATCTTCATATCATGGCAGTAATTTTACAAATTTTACTAATAATGGTCAAATAGATTTTATTTCCAGTTCACCAGTGACTGCAAACGGCTTCTCAAAGCTGTGTCCGAGTGACTAACCTAGATCtgctatgtgtgtgtacgtaacaGAAGAATGTGATGTGACATGCGTACGTACAagtcagtggtgtgtgtgtgtgtgtgtgtgtgtgtgtgtaagaagcCAGCAGGGTCTCTGCTGCAGACCCTTTTCGGTGTTTTCTAGCCCAGCAGGCACTGAGAACATGCAGGGCCATGGCAAAAGGAACGCCGAGGTTCACATTTCTCTGTAGGGTTTGCCCACCTGGGGGTTGTTGGCATCAAACAAGCCAGTTGAcagaccaatcagcagagagtcCTGCTGCTTGGAGCGCAAGGGGGATGTGGAGCGAGAACGCGAGGccacggaggaggaggagtcttCCACAGAGGACTGAGCCAAGAACCGAGAGAGAACTGCCGTGCGCCGGTGAGCAGGACTGGGCAGCTTTATGAACATAGGATCTTCACCAGGAAACATGGCTGCAGACAGAAAAAACAAAGGCAtgacaaagaacaaaaaactaGAGTAGGATGTGTGTCCTGTTGCTCACCTGAGGATTCTGGttgtttctcttcttcctctggCTCCTCCCTGCTGGTTTCTGGGGCAACGTCGCCCTCTGGTGGCCTATAACAAATTCAACATCAAACTCACCCTGCTGCTTCCAGGTTctacttttgtatttttttttactaaattaagACATAATTGTTATAGATTCCAAAATAGTCCAGAGTATCATAGTATTAGTAGCTCCATACACACTTTCTGCACTTATAGATCATACAGACCTTGGCTGGTTGGCATCTGAGCACCATGCCTGTACCACTCCTGCTGGGGGATTTTCAGAGAGTGGACAGGACTCTTCCAAGACTACTGACTCCAAGTCATCTGGCACTGCAGACAGCATGTTAAAGTAGTGAGAGTCTGGTTATTGTACCAGGTATCTGGCCTACAGTGGCATGGCTGTTGAACGATGTCAGTCTTCATCCATTTCCACACGTAAACAGTCTCCTaccctctgtctctgtctcttttgAGCTCATCGCAGTCTCCTCTGATAAAAGTGCTGGTTCGTCAAGCTCTGAGACTAGTGCCTCATCCATATCTAGTTCTTCCAGTGGTACATCAGCAGGTGGGTTTGGCTGTGACTGGTGTGGCAATTCGAGTCCATCCACTTCACTGGAAGGTCCTGGTGATGATTTAAGGCTGTCTGCAAAAACAGTCACAAAAAGTTTGCACCGAAGGTacttaatacaataaaaatatcagGGAACATCTGAGTACTTGtattcaaaaacaatttttaATGTAGCCATATTTACAATGGCTACATTATACacagtttatttattataatatatttattgtttcatGCATCTGTCTGCACAAAATATAACATTGCAATGGTTTTAATCccaaaagaacaaaagtttGACAAAAAGAGTATTCTGGAGCATTTTAGGTACATGGAGAGAAGTAACagcaataaaaggaaaaaaaaaaaaaagactgtccTCACAAGGTACATTTTGATAAAATTCTTTTGGTaaaatttcatgttttaaagCTTGTCAGGTCTCTAGTGGCTGGCTAGGGTTACtaggacaggacaggactggACTGGACTTAGGGCAAAACTAAGTCAACAGAAAAGGTGATTTACGGTATCTTAGGGTGTCAAAATCAGTTTTTCACCAATTTGTGACAACAAATACCAAAATGAATCATATTTAAGAGCAACTTACCAGTGACTGTTTTCTCAAGTGTGCTGGAATTATTTAGCAGCTGTGTGACTGGCTGAAGCGTTGCCTGCTCTAAAACTTTCAGCACCTGAGAGTCAGGTCTCTGCTCCCATGACTTTCTGGGGCCCTGCTCATGCAAGGGCTCCATACAAATAACCTCACCAGAAGTTTGCtctgaaatgaaaaacataaaaaaaaaaaaaaaaacatatgcatgCAGCTACAGATACATGCAGATCATGTGTAGCGAGAAGTCGGAAGGCAGGCCACACCAGCTGTAGTGAAGACCGTCTCCTCTAACGTTTGCTGGGCCACAGAGAGGACGGGGGGTTCAGCAACATCCCACTTTCGCCGGTCACCACCGGAGCACGGCCGCTCATCTGGAGACATGGACTGAGCAGCTGAAGAAAACACGTAAAAGGTAAAACGGACTATTGCATAATCAGGCCACACAACTGTTACGTGCAGAGTGTTTGTGATTCAAATTAGATTTGTGCTTAGGAAAACACACTTAAGAGCGTACccaggtttctgcaggtttaaggaagacAAATGTAAGAATTTTATAAGACTTTTTAAGGTcattttcatcaaatttaagacccttcaTCTGGGTCGTCAATTACATTTCTCCAagggagaattttttttctctgcagacactgtgagggccagaaactcttttaaaatacaatattaattgcattttatctcaagtaatgttttattatttgatatattaattatatatttgatttgatttttttcccaatctttgtcatttacatcatttaccagacatccttttccagagccacttacaaatcagtagttacagggacagggagtccccccctggagacactcagggttaagtgtcttggggCTGGGTTTGGCTTTGAACGGCAAACGAAAACGGAATTTGAACTGTGATGTGGCATTTGGataaaaccctgtgaaaagtaataagccCCCTGTAATAATAAATACCACCTGCCACGAAAGAACAGCCCCATCACCTGACAACATTGGCTGAGATTTGAAAATCAATtatcaaaaaaaacatttaatacatttatttaacatgtgAAAAGATATAAAtcggtactatagaccggaaaaTCATGTTTGCTGACTGATCATTAACCAGATTTAAATGATCGAAATGAATTTTTCCCTGCGTTCCCTGACTCCAGTCCTGAACACGGCAGGAACGGTTAACAGACTGAAGTGAGTCCAAGCAGCCAGTCTCAGTTTAGTGAGTTCAAAAACTTCCAGACACTGACATAATATGTTGTCGCTTCATTCCATAATATATTCAGTACTcgttatataaataaacatcaTTTTGCTTGAATGTAATTGCACGATCTGACATTGTGATTGTGCTGCGCTGCATAAGTGCATTGTGACCAATGAATTTCTGACAGATTGAATGCTTGACTCTTttgattgagaaaaaaataattataaaataataaatataaagaacACGTCCACTCCAGAGTGAAGAATTTAGACGAACTGCCTATGGCGCTAGACGGCTaattccacaaacacacaaaaatactgcACATAACAAATTCGGcaaattatttagaggttaccagtaaataaatgttactcttgcactgcctatgtcccgtttgcactttatcaggcccagtttgtctgtgcacttcatgtcagtatgtaactttgttcaaTATGtaacatgtagcaccaggttccggagaaatgttatttcgtttcactatgtaccgtctaacatgctgaaatgacaataaagtcaacttcaacTAGTGCCACTTTGAGATCTGACCTTCATTATTGGTCTCAACAAGAGAACTGAGGCAGGTTTCCTCTAATGTCTGCTGAGCAACAGAAATATTGGGTGGACCTCCAGCCACCCACTGCTTCCGGTCCTCTTGGGGGGTGGGGCTTTCCACCGGCTTCTCCGGTTCGTGGCTCTGAACCTTGAGGTTCTCATTCAAGCGTTTGAGaatctctttcttctcattctAGAACCATAAAAATAATCATCATACATAAAAGTGGGCAGTCATGTTCTAAAGTGATTCAGTCTTTTAAGGATGTGCCACTCTCACCTGAATTAGAGATGCCTCTGCCTGAGGGGATTCATCTTTCACCGGTGGATTCTGGCCAGACGCCAGCTGTCAGAAGTGAGCAAAGAACCTTTTTTAAAGTCGATCCTGATTCCAGTTCTTCTAGATGCTCCTGCACAAATAACCCTGAATGGACTCACTGCTCCAACGTCCTTCAGCGCCGCAGTCATGGAAATGGCCGGGACTGTAAACTTGGGAGGAGGCAGGGCTGCTTGTATGGGCTCTGACTCTGGGACAGAGTCAGGAGGCTCTCCTGCCATCTTCACACCTCTCACCCCAATCTGAGAAAAAGACTATCCATTTAGGAAGAGAAGAAGGGAGGGGAGTTAGcaatagggaaaaaaaaaaaaaaaaaacttacttgaTCTTCCCAggccttcttctctctttcataGGCCTCCCTTCTCCTCTTTTCCAGCTGCTCCCTCAGCACCGCAGCACGGGCGTTTGCTTGGGCCTGAAACCCACACATAATTCCCACCAAATGTTTACGAGGATGCCAGGAGGGTTAAAGTCTTAAATTCACCAGTGCAATTTTGAGAACCTTACCTTCAGTGCTTCAATCTTCTTCCTCCTAAGCTCTGCCTCCTCACTGGACTCCTGGCTGTCCGAACCATCACTATCATACTGACAATAACATTCAACAAGTGTTCTAGGCCAAACTctgaataatgaattaaaaaatggaGTCATAATGGTAAATACCTTCTCTCCTCTGAGCCGAGCTTTAATCTGCTGACGCTCATTGAAGTTCTGCAGTCTAATCTGCCTCAGTCTTGACAAATACTCCTGAAATGCAGGTGGGAGATTAGCAGAAAAGCTAATACACATACAGGAAGACTATGAAGATGACAATGTAGTGCAGGGGGGGAGAAAATGGTGGGATTTAGACAGGACACAAAGAGCATGTaaagaacaaatgaaattttaCCAGCAGAACcaaaatatcaaacaaaaaagtgaaaatacaaTGAGCAGGACCAAATTCCTTTTAGTCAATTAGACCTgagaagaaacaaaagaaatgaacatCAAATGTACTGAACATCTGGGAACAACCAATTATtatggacacacacataaaacagtggtacacacacaggaacacccCATCCAGAGATGCACCCCATCTCTATGTAGGGTACTGTCGGACAGCAGTGTGGTTATGAGTTACAGGGGACTGTGTGGAGGGTTGTGCCATGCAGAACAAAGAAAAACCATCAACTGAAACCACTCAGGCAGGGCATAGCTCAGGTGATGAGTAATGGAGGTGAGGAGCAGGTAGGACATCCACAGCCAGGCTCCTACCTCCTCTTCTTTGTTGGCACTGTTGGCTCTTCGGCACCGCCCGGTATTCAGACGCCTCCCAAAGACAGCGGCCAGGTTTTGCCGAGCTCCCTGTTCACCGTTCAATTCAAACATTTCAGAGGAACCACGCATGTTCTAACCCACCATTCTACGACACTGGTGCATATTAAATTAGAGGTGATTAGCCCAGTACTGTGTGTCTATGCAAGTGGAAACGAAGCCCGGCATCTGTAGTCTCCCTTTGCGTAAAATGTTCACCACCTGACAGAAAAGGCGCGCTTCATCCTGTGAATCAGACCTCTGCAGGCCAGATAAGTAGACCATGCTTAACAGCACAATAAGACGTACCAGCTGTCCTTCTGCGCGAACCTTATTCTGCATGGCTTCTCTCTTGCGCTGCAGGAACTCCTCAACCTGACAGGCCCGCTCTGCTGCTGCCCGACCGCGGAGCCTGGAGCCGGAAACAGTGGCAGTCAGGCTAATGAGCGCAGATCTCAGTTGGCAATCTTCATCATCCGCTCACAGACTCACCGGTTGACCTGGGCGTTTTTGGTCACTTGCTCGATCCTCTTCAGCTCCACTTTCACAGGATCTGATTCGGCAGGGCCATTTGACATGACTCGAGCTGCAGCACCCAGTACGGCCCTTATCACATAGGTACACGcatataaaaacaaactaataaaAGCCAGAAAATTGCAAATATCCGCTAATTCATTCGGGCTTGGTTCACCTGGCGGGCACCCCTTCCTTAGCATCAGGTTTGCCAAGCGTGTCCAGAACAAAATAGAAGTGGTCATACTGACCCACGCTGGGGGGCTGTCTTTGGACAGGGCCAGGTTCGGGGACAGGACTGGGGGTGGGAGAGGGTGCCTTTAAGGCAGCACCTCCATAAAACTgccacaaacaagaaaaaaaaaaatagttttatgaGATGACACGTGCTACATTTTCtatcattttaaatgtctggacatttgttttaataagtttttttttttaagtgaagtgattgtcacatacacagcagcacagcacacagtgcacacagtgaaatttgtcctctgcatttaacccatcaccctgagtgagcagtgggcagccatgacaggcgcccggggagcagtgtggggggacggtgctttgctcagtggcacctcagtggcaccttggcggatcgggattcgaaccggcaaccttctgattacggggccgcttccttaaccgctaggccaccactgccccaatatataTAATAAGGATGACCATGATTACAAAGATTATACCTTTCTCTCTGGGCTGCTGCCGCCACTAGAGCTGAGGACGTGTCTCCATCCCTGTTCCCGTGCACGATTGATTCGGTTTAACTACGCGTTAAAAAGAGGAAATTAATATATTTCACTTCATTGACCTAATAGCTGAAAAACTTATTGGGCAGGAAAAATACCTTCTCCTTCTCAAACCTCTTCATCTGGGCAGCCTTTAGCAATATCATCTAAATATGACAAAGCAGAGTCTGAATGAATCAATGAATGAAGGCCTATGAACAGAGAATTGAAGTGTCAGAGGTCGGACTAACCTGCTCTCTCtgcttcctctctttctccatcAGCTCCATTCGCTTTTTCCTCACTCCTTCCTGTCATTTGAACAGAAGTCTACAGCAGTTATCAAACACAGTAGTTCATCTTAAGTACTGTGTGAAAGGGGGTGAGACGACATGGGGATGATAATTGCAATAAGCACGGAATACAGCATGTATTCAGGCACACTTCTAGGATGCACCACAGTAAATGGATGTTCTGATGACTTAAATCGAGGAGGGGCTAGAAACAAATCTGCCTTATGACAGGttggctgaaaaaaagtgaGGAATTTGCAGGAAAAGAAAACTAGAGGGAGCCTGCAGTACAGCAGCAGGAGAGGGGTTACGGTGTTAGGAGATAGGAAGAGGTTAATACTGGGCTCTGGACTTCTGTACCTCAAActttctcctttcttcctcAACACGACTCACTCTCCTCTGGGGTGCTGCAGGGAAGGGAGCCTGGATGACATGACAATGGCGTTCAGTctcagcacacatacacatgcaaacGGAAGGTAGCGTATGATGTGGCTCTTCCAACAAAACAGTGGGACTGACTGCCCGGCTGTTATGGCAAGTGCTCCTTCTGACCTGTTTGTGTTTGGTGACTGGTTTCCTCTCAGCAAAAGGTGGTTTCCTTGCATCAGAGGCCTTCCTGACTACATCTGAGGGCTTTCTTATGGTTAAAGGCACTCCGTATTTGGCAGCTGGTTTTGTGATTTTCTGAGCAGGGGAGATGGGGACGGGTCCAGGGGCAGGGCGTTTTGCTGTAAGGACATGGCAAAGTGTGTTTACATAGCACTAAAATATTAGTGATGAAGTGTGACTATCACTCACCTGGTACCCCCTGTGCAACACTGGCTTTAGGCTGATTGTGAAGAACAGTGTGGCTGAATTCCTGAGCAATGAGctgaaagacataaaaaaaaaaaagaaaggtccactattattttttttttcccccccatagttgtcccctaatactgtatctgaagtttctttctgaaattcagccttggtgaaGGCGAGGAGATTCCCCCAAGATGTtctgtttcggtgtctgtagctttaaaagctaatgaggaggagaacagCCTATAGAAGGAAGGgaggcattcatggaaatgacatcaacaccattcaccaaccacaatgtttggtgcagacaggaagttgtgtatgcgtttttacagaaaaaaaaaaaaaaattaacccactggtacAGCGTCACCACATTTCTACATTTGAGCTAATTTTCGATCACCGAGCAATTGGAATGCTTGGCAAGTTTAGAAGCCATGACTGTCTGCGGAGCTAcatttttaggggaggggtgggaagtTCTGTGGGTGGGCaaacatgagaaacgggaggtaacctttccagatcagaccgtctgagctgccgctctctgaacagtgaagtaGAATGAACAGTATGATCCCAAACAGAATGTTTAACCTGTGTACTGCTCagatatgagtgtgtgtacgaTGCACAGTGTGGCTGTGGAGCCTTATCTGACCTGTGGAGTGAGATACTTGTGTATCCGCCGGGACAGGAACAGCTTGTCCAGGACGCTGTTGATGGAGGGTCTCTCTCGGGGGTTACGTCTGAACAGCTGAGCAAGAAGGGAGCGCAGATCTTGGGAGTAGTGAACAGACACGGGTGGGTAGGAGCCGCGAATGATCTTCAGAACCAAGTTCTTCATGTTTCCTGCTTCAAACTTAATGGAAACAAGTAAAATAGACGATATACAGAGTTAAATTTGAAACTAGAACCAAGGTAAGCCTACCATACGGGAAATTAAGCACATGGGTCCTCAGTCACCATACTTACAGCATGCCTTAGGGTGCACATTTCATACAGGACACATCCCAGGGCCCAAATATCACTACAGGAGGGCAGAGGGGAGGGTAGAGAGAGGACAAAGGGAGAGATATCATCCAAAACACACAAGGTGGAATGGGTAAGTGTTCCTTGGCAGGTGTTGTCatgcaactcacacacacaagtgtaaATTCCACTCATTTCTGGTGCTGAAAAACAGTGGTCACTCCCCCATCTGCATGTCTTACATAAAACTGGTCTTATGATGAGTGAGCCGTATATTGATAAATTATgctttaaacataaaaatagcCCTCAAACATAaaatagtagcctagtaggtaacacacctAAATCCCACTTCCAccgtgttcctgagcaagacatatAAGGCACAtaaagttgctccatggggactattcctgtaactactgattgtaaggtgctctgtaTAAGAGcacctgataaatgccttaaatgtaaatgtaaaatgcaacaaatgcatATTTGGTTTAGAATATGACATGAACCTATCAGAGATCATGAAGGGCGGGgcccgcctctgattggccgtggtATAGATTTTCCTGTACGTTTGAAAGTATGTGTGCTGCAGTCAGACAaagaggtgagtagcctggaccagTCACATAGACAGAGCAGATGTAGCCACGAATTAAAGCAGAAAACAAATCATCAGACCGAGATGATAATAAAGTTCAAACCCTGAAGTGAATATTGCCTATGCGCACAGCaatttaaaaagatgaaaaagtgaAACTGCGTTGTTAAGTGCGATGCTCACGTaaatttggtgcacctaactacaaccagtgcaaaaagttacTGATGGGCAGCAAACTTGAATCATGTCGCATTGTCTGTTGGTAAACTGCTATtctcacacacagcagcacaaactCCTGTACACAGTCAGAGACGCCAGTACCTTTTATTATTGTACGGCTTGTTTTCACAGATCTCTGGCGAAAGGTAATACGGTGTTCCTATACAAGTCCTGGCCAGCTCCACAGTGCTGCAACAACAAACGTGTGATTGTTCGTTTCATTTTCTGACATacagaatacaaaaaataaaaaaaaacaaaaaaaaaacaccacaaacacctGTTCAGAACTCTGGCAATTCCAAAATCCCCCAACTGTACAGTTCCATCTTTGGTCAGAAATATATTCTGTCAATGcagacaaaaacaattacattattttacatacacacacacacacacacacacatgcagtttcGAGCTGTGTAAAAGACGTTTACCTGAGATTTTATGTCTCTGTGAAGAATCTTGCGATCGTGCACATGTTTCAGAGCCAAGCAGATCTGCACAAACCAGTCCAGAATCTATGGAAAGAGCAGCACGATCGAACACAGATACGGACACTGGCTTCATTTACTCAATGGCCCTCTATTCCATCAACacccgtttccttac is part of the Denticeps clupeoides chromosome 19, fDenClu1.1, whole genome shotgun sequence genome and harbors:
- the nek1 gene encoding serine/threonine-protein kinase Nek1 isoform X1, which gives rise to MEKYEKVKKIGEGSFGKAVLVKSREDGRQYVIKEIGISRMSSKERQESRKEVAVLANMSHPNIVQYKESFEESGCLYIVMDYCEGGDLFKKINSQKGVLFQEEQILDWFVQICLALKHVHDRKILHRDIKSQNIFLTKDGTVQLGDFGIARVLNSTVELARTCIGTPYYLSPEICENKPYNNKSDIWALGCVLYEMCTLRHAFEAGNMKNLVLKIIRGSYPPVSVHYSQDLRSLLAQLFRRNPRERPSINSVLDKLFLSRRIHKYLTPQLIAQEFSHTVLHNQPKASVAQGVPAKRPAPGPVPISPAQKITKPAAKYGVPLTIRKPSDVVRKASDARKPPFAERKPVTKHKQAPFPAAPQRRVSRVEEERRKFEEGVRKKRMELMEKERKQREQMILLKAAQMKRFEKEKLNRINRAREQGWRHVLSSSGGSSPERKFYGGAALKAPSPTPSPVPEPGPVQRQPPSVGQYDHFYFVLDTLGKPDAKEGVPARAVLGAAARVMSNGPAESDPVKVELKRIEQVTKNAQVNRLRGRAAAERACQVEEFLQRKREAMQNKVRAEGQLGARQNLAAVFGRRLNTGRCRRANSANKEEEEYLSRLRQIRLQNFNERQQIKARLRGEKYDSDGSDSQESSEEAELRRKKIEALKAQANARAAVLREQLEKRRREAYEREKKAWEDQIGVRGVKMAGEPPDSVPESEPIQAALPPPKFTVPAISMTAALKDVGALASGQNPPVKDESPQAEASLIQNEKKEILKRLNENLKVQSHEPEKPVESPTPQEDRKQWVAGGPPNISVAQQTLEETCLSSLVETNNEAAQSMSPDERPCSGGDRRKWDVAEPPVLSVAQQTLEETVFTTAEQTSGEVICMEPLHEQGPRKSWEQRPDSQVLKVLEQATLQPVTQLLNNSSTLEKTVTDSLKSSPGPSSEVDGLELPHQSQPNPPADVPLEELDMDEALVSELDEPALLSEETAMSSKETETEVPDDLESVVLEESCPLSENPPAGVVQAWCSDANQPRPPEGDVAPETSREEPEEEEKQPESSAMFPGEDPMFIKLPSPAHRRTAVLSRFLAQSSVEDSSSSVASRSRSTSPLRSKQQDSLLIGLSTGLFDANNPQMLRTCSLPDLSKLFRRAQGDPVQSNEAAVPENNLEIEDLEDDGKGEEPSEIEDVYEDDDLRELRASMERLLHDECSDEEDDGASNDSPADGPKPGLNESPGEDEGGLNGLGGEGAETSNGSPEEEPVTNGLSEEDEEEHPNTERQLNEEWHSDSSEEEEESDAEQHDSIFSRLEELRFHLEQEMGFEAFIEAYNKIKAIHEDEDENIEMGSNMVQNILGAEHQHLYPKILHLVMADGAYQEDNDE